A stretch of the Panicum virgatum strain AP13 chromosome 9N, P.virgatum_v5, whole genome shotgun sequence genome encodes the following:
- the LOC120690214 gene encoding growth-regulating factor 9-like has protein sequence MSATEFRSAGAAAMEFGEVMGLQQGIAGTAPSPREGDLGLLKRAGLTQAAAAAASHPSPFLDEQKMLRFSKAAQALPSGLDLGRPNEQAFLLSRTKRPFTPSQWMELEHQALIYKYLHAKAPIPSSLLISISKSFRSSNRVSWTPLYQGYTNADSDPEPGRCRRTDGKKWRCSKEAMADHKYCERHINRNRHRSRKPVENQPKKTAKEAPAGSLPCAVSQGSLKKAKVNDSKPGTVSYWTDSLNRTMLSKEKANQSTEDNSAPLLNSTNRQPTLSLLSQLKQHNKPDKFSPAVHSDTILKAWESRNQPIHKSISSTQLHDAESLQSVLQNFSLEKNENMDSERNKYSDSMLVSSTSYHSTQGPQTTCLIPNMTQVQADCISSSWEMPQGGPLGEILTNSKNNDDSNKKCESRSYGWLLNLDHSP, from the exons ATGAGTGCCACCGAGTTCCGTTCTGCTGGTGCCGCGGCCATGGAGTTCGGAGAAGTGATGGGGCTGCAGCAAGGCATCGCCGGCACCGCGCCTTCACCCAGGGAGGGCGACCTGGGTCTCCTCAAGCGAGCAGGCCTCACCCAggcagcagctgcagcggcTTCCCACCCCTCCCCCTTCCTTGACGAGCAGAAGATGCTCAGGTTCTCCAAGGCTGCACAGGCATTGCCCTCAG GCTTGGATCTTGGAAGGCCAAATGAGCAGGCTTTCCTGCTATCCAGGACCAAGAGGCCCTTTACTCCCTCCCAGTGGATGGAGCTGGAGCACCAGGCTCTCATATACAAGTATCTCCATGCAAAGGCCCCAATACCTTCCAGCTTGCTCATTTCAATCAGTAAAAGCTTCAGGTCATCCAATAGAG TGAGCTGGACACCTCTTTATCAAGGGTACACCAATGCAGACTCTGATCCAGAACCTGGAAGATGCCGTCGAACAGATGGAAAGAAATGGCGATGCTCCAAGGAAGCAATGGCTGATCACAAGTACTGTGAGCGGCACATCAACAGAAATCGTCATCGTTCAAGAAAGCCTGTGGAAAACCAACCTAAAAAGACCGCCAAAGAGGCACCTGCTGGCTCGCTGCCATGTGCTGTGTCACAGGGTAGTTTGAAGAAGGCAAAAGTTAACGACTCGAAGCCAGGCACTGTCAGCTATTGGACAGATAGTTTAAACAG GACAATGTTGAGCAAAGAGAAAGCAAACCAGTCAACAGAAGACAACAGTGCTCCATTGCTAAATTCTACAAATCGACAACCCACCTTGTCCCTGCTCTCTCAACTGAAGCAGCATAATAAACCAGATAAGTTCAGCCCTGCAGTGCATAGTGATACAATATTGAAAGCCTGGGAAAGCAGAAACCAGCCAATCCATAAGAGCATTTCCTCCACACAGCTGCATGATGCTGAATCCCTCCAGTCAGTTCTTCAAAACTTCAGCCTGGAAAAGAATGAGAACATGGATTCTGAGAGAAACAAATATTCTGATTCCATGCTAGTTTCATCAACTTCCTACCACTCCACTCAAGGTCCACAGACAACCTGCCTTATACCTAACATGACCCAAGTGCAGGCTGATTGCATCTCAAGTTCTTGGGAGATGCCTCAAGGTGGACCTCTGGGCGAAATCTTAACAAACTCCAAGAATAATGACGACTCAAACAAAAAGTGTGAATCTAGGTCATATGGTTGGTTATTGAATCTTGACCATTCACCATGA
- the LOC120687873 gene encoding zinc finger BED domain-containing protein RICESLEEPER 2-like, with product MIIVYEYSFRMVEHKWFNILMKWMNRNYESIGRKTIKNECMKVYESEKELLKKSLREAESISLTTDLWTSNQNIQYMCLVAHYIDADWVLQCRVLNFMELDPPHTRIVIAQAVFECMVEWKIEDKVMTITLDNASNNDTAITNLKAKLLARRNTNFDSIYFHVRCAAHIVNLVVNDGLQPLESLISDLRNTVKFFKRSPARMYKFVQVCNQYAIKVGKELTLDVKTMWSSTYKMLDCCNVYKDAFGYYCELDNTYVWKPSQSQWELYDKIRPILKTMAGATTAFSASTYPTANVFYPYIIQVKIALKEAQQSGDRYVMSMADAMLDKFDKYWEETNNVMIIATILDPRFKMRYIRWCFAKIYGSLRFQREIEDIYKELERLYKKYETIYRRKLGESETTPSNAQSSSSTKDTSSSLASIIPSGFQTFLESSATESSKSELLIYLDEPNVFVEEKNFNLLNYWKVNTHRFPVVASMAKMFLAVPASSVSSESTFSTGGRILDDYRSSLKSSTVQALVCASSWIRGSQSSPIILVCECDDGDIESVEFPKCIVASN from the exons ATGATAATTGTCTATGAGTATTCATTTAGGATGGTAGAGCATAAATGGTTTAATATCTTGATGAAATGGATGAACAGAAACTATGAATCTATTGGTAGGAAGACCATTAAGAATGAATGTATGAAGGTTTATGAGTCTGAGAAAGAACTGCTCAAAAAGAGTCTGAGAGAGGCTGAATCGATAAGTTTAACTACTGATTTGTGGACATCTAATCAAAATATTCAGTACATGTGTTTGGTGGCACATTACATTGATGCTGATTGGGTCTTGCAATGTCGTGTCCTGAATTTTATGGAGTTGGATCCTCCCCACACAAGGATTGTAATAGCTCAAGCTGTTTTTGAGTGTATGGTGGAATGGAAAATAGAGGATAAGGTGATGACTATAACTCTTGATAATGCCTCAAACAATGATACTGCTATCACAAATTTGAAGGCAAAGCTTCTTGCTAGAAGGAACACAAACTTTGACTCCATTTATTTTCATGTTCGTTGTGCTGCCCATATAGTCAATTTGGTTGTTAATGATGGGCTGCAGCCACTAGAGTCTTTGATAAGTGATCTTAGAAATACAGTGAAGTTCTTTAAGAGGTCTCCAGCCCGTATGTACAAGTTTGTGCAAGTTTGCAACCAATATGCTATCAAAGTAGGAAAAGAGTTGACTCTTGACGTGAAAACAATGTGGAGTTCAACATACAAAATGCTAGATTGTTGCAATGTGTATAAGGATGCATTTGGTTACTATTGTGAATTAGATAACACATATGTGTGGAAACCTTCACAATCTCAATGGGAATTGTATGACAAAATTAGACCAATATTGAAAACAATGGCAGGAGCAACAACTGCATTTTCAGCATCTACTTATCCCACTGCCAATGTATTTTATCCATATATAATTCAAGTAAAGATTGCATTGAAAGAGGCACAACAGTCAGGTGATAGATATGTGATGAGTATGGCTGATGCAATGTTGGATAAATTTGATAAGTATTGGGAGGAAACAAATAATGTCATGATTATTGCTACAATTCTTGATCCTAGGTTCAAAATGAGGTACATTAGATGGTGCTTTGCTAAGATTTATGGCAGCTTAAGGTTTCAAAGAGAGATAGAGGACATTTATAAGGAGTTAGAAAGGTTGTACAAGAAGTATGAGACTATATATCGCCGCAAGTTGGGTGAAAGTGAAACTACCCCAAGCAATGCTCAATCATCCTCTTCTACAAAAGATACTAGCAGCTCATTGGCATCTATTATTCCAAGTGGATTCCAAACCTTTCTAGAATCTAGTGCTACAGAAAGTTCAAAATCAGAGTTACTTATCTATCTAGATGAACCAAATGTCTTCGTTGAAGAGAAGAACTTCAACTTACTCAATTATTGGAAGGTCAACACTCATAGATTTCCTGTGGTGGCTAGTATGGCAAAGATGTTCTTGGCTGTCCCTGCTAGTAGTGTGTCATCAGAGTCTACTTTCAGCACTGGAGGAAGAATTCTTGATGACTATAGGAGCTCTTTGAAATCATCAACAGTTCAAGCATTAGTTTGTGCTTCTAGTTGGATACGGGGTTCTCAGAGTTCTCCTATTATTTTGGTATGTGAAT GTGATGATGGTGACATTGAGTCCGTGGAGTTTCCAAAATGCATAGTCGCTAGCAACTAG